The window TGAAGTACACATTTCAAAGCGTTTTCATGGAGATTGAACTTTGAAATACGGCATTCGACGCCCGTTCCCGGGAATGACGTCTGAAGTACGGCGTTCAAGACGTGTGCGCGCACAGCATTGCCCAATTTGTTTAAAGAACCACGAAAAGCTTTACAAAATCATAATAAGATGATTATATATCGTATATGATATCAAAAAACATAATATCATCACAGATTTCACGCTGCGGAACTTCTCGAAAAACTCAGAAGCTCCGTTGATACTTCATATATAAAATATCCCAAGTAACCTAACGGAACTTCAAGTTAGGTTTTTTATAATATTAAAAAAATTATCATGAAAAAATTAGAAAACGTTATATTGGAAGAGGCGGTTGCCTACTTTCAAGATGAGGCAGAAAGGACTGAACTTCCACCAGTATTTGAAAAGATGAGGAAGATTGGAGCAGACAGGGATCCTAGGCAGTTTCAGGTACTTGTTCATCCAAGTTATGCCTTTGACAAAGGTTGGATGGAAGCAAATTTAAAAAAAGGACTGCACTCTCAAACACAAATACTAGCATGGGCACTTAAGTATTTTAGATTAGTGATGAATAGCGTTATAAATCAGCCGGAAAATACAATCATTACAAGTGATAGTTCCGAAGTGGCAACTGGAATTACTGAGTACCATGACAAAATTGTTCACACAACTGGCGCACGTAGTTATCTATCAACAAGCGAGCTTGCAGAATTCTTACAATTAACAAAAGGAATTAATCCTAAGGACTCATTTAGAATTCACGGTTCAATATGGGGACGTTGTCCTACCGGCTTTGCAACTCAATTACATATTGCAACTAAATATGACGGCTATACAGGAAGGTGCAAAGGAGAAGGATATCTCTATAATAGAGGGACAAGATTAGCTGCACAGGAGGATGCATATATGTATAGCTCAATTAAAAAATCTGATGCTATTAGAAATGGGCAAATATCGTTTGGAGTACAACATAATACCGCCTTATTGGGAGTAGCAAACGACGATCTATTCATGGACGAAAATTCCATTATCATACCATCTCCAGAGGAGGTAGAAGCATCAAAACAATGAAATGGCTATACCTAGCGGTCTGAGGGGGTAAACTTAAGTTTACAAATTATTTTAATATGTACCAATTCCACTCTTAAGAGTAAAGTTCCGGAATAAATAATTAATATAACAAAAGATTATAGACAACTTGAAGAAAAATGACGACAAGCGGATTATAGGCCCGAGTAGATAGATAGTTCTTAATATAATTACACAAGGGAGAGAAATCCTTGTAAATTCGATTTTGTCAAAGAGGGTTTGTGCAAAGAGGCTTAACACTTTAGAATCGGTTCAAATTAGCCTCTCACTCCAAACAATATGGCCGACGATATAAAAAAGAAGATCTGGTTCAAAAATAAATCAGTCTCGCTTAACCGTACCGTGGAAGAATATAACGCGGGCGAAGATATCTTGTATGATCAAGATATGATTCCGGACGACGTATGGTGTTCGCGCTGCTATGCAAGATTACTTGAAAGACATGGGCTTCTCGATGATAGCGAATTAAAAACTCTGGAAATGGGACTCGATGAAATTTTGGAATTATATGAAAAAGGTGAATTTGTACTAAAAGTTGAAGATGAGGATTGTCATACGAAAATTGAAGATTATCTAATAGAGAGATTCGGGGATATAGGTAAGAAAATTCACACCGGGCGTTCTCGTAATGACCAGGTGCTTGTAATGATGAGATTTTTTCTAAAACGTAAGGCGAATATAATTAGAGGAAGTGTCCTCGATCTAGCACTTGGGTGCATCGAATTTGCGAAAAAATATGAGATGGTTCCTATGCCGGGGTACACACATATGCAAAAAGCCATGCCAACGACAGTTGGCACTTGGATGGGGGCTTTTGCAGAGAGCTTGATGGATGATGTGAAGCTGCTTGCCGCAATAACTGATGAAATCGTAGATCAGAATCCGCTTGGATCCGGTGCCGGATACGGTTCTCCATTTGATTTTGATAGAGATTGGCTATCAGAAGAGATAGGATTTAAGCGCACACAAAACAATGTAATATATTGCCACAATTCTCGTGGTAAAATCGAAGGATTGGTACTGGAAGCATGTTGCCAAATCATGCTAACTCTCAATAGGCTGGCTTGTGACCTACTGTTTTTTACAACTCAAGAATTTCAGTTTTTCAAAATGGATGACAGTATCTCTACCGGCTCATCTATCATGCCACAGAAGAAAAATCTCGATGTAGCGGAGCTAATACGCGGACGTACAGCAACTGTACTTGCATGCAGAAGCGAAGTAACTATGAATATTTTGAAT is drawn from Candidatus Peregrinibacteria bacterium and contains these coding sequences:
- the argH gene encoding argininosuccinate lyase produces the protein MADDIKKKIWFKNKSVSLNRTVEEYNAGEDILYDQDMIPDDVWCSRCYARLLERHGLLDDSELKTLEMGLDEILELYEKGEFVLKVEDEDCHTKIEDYLIERFGDIGKKIHTGRSRNDQVLVMMRFFLKRKANIIRGSVLDLALGCIEFAKKYEMVPMPGYTHMQKAMPTTVGTWMGAFAESLMDDVKLLAAITDEIVDQNPLGSGAGYGSPFDFDRDWLSEEIGFKRTQNNVIYCHNSRGKIEGLVLEACCQIMLTLNRLACDLLFFTTQEFQFFKMDDSISTGSSIMPQKKNLDVAELIRGRTATVLACRSEVTMNILNKISGYHRDGQEIKRPLFLGLKYTEMSVEAMSVILENIVPNMPVLEKSMLDCPGLFAAHKAFEKVKEGMTFRDAYREVGSNIEGIVVTTEEIGEWLKMSKHQGGTGNLQLDKIEIEINSLIP